In a single window of the Populus alba chromosome 16, ASM523922v2, whole genome shotgun sequence genome:
- the LOC118036572 gene encoding protein NAR1 isoform X3: MSEKFSPTLRIGDLSDFIAPSQACVVSLKGLKTTAPNTVKRDKHEVAIANKEQTDPVKISLKDCLACSGCITSAETVMLEKQSLDDFLSNIDKGKAIIVSLSPQSRASLAVYFGISPLQVFKKLTTFFKSLGVKAVFDTSSSRDLTLIETCNEFVNRYKQIQLSNNEKSNSALPMLSSACPGWICYAEKQLGSYILPFISSVKSPQQIIGATIKHHICQKMGLRPDEVYHVTVMPCYDKKLEAVRDDFVFEVEQEDANKNGLRIAEVDSVLTTGEVLDLIKFKAVDFETLDDSPLDKMLTNVSEEGYLYGVAGSSGGYADTVFRNAARMLYGREIEGPLAFKSLRNMDFREVTLEVLIKDPFENLLVKSLYDEWLEKPGSEKAKRHMHTEYHPMVKSVTAQLHNW, translated from the exons CCTCAAAACGACAGCTCCTAACACTGTAAAACGCGACAAACATGAG GTTGCTATTGCTAATAAGGAGCAAACTGACCCTGTTAAAATTTCGCTTAAGGACTGTTTGGcttgcag TGGATGCATAACATCAGCGGAGACAGTTATGCTTGAGAAGCAAAGTTTGGATGATTTCCTATCCAATATTGATAAAGGGAAAGCTATAATTGTTTCGTTGTCTCCACAGTCGAGAGCTTCTCTTGCGGTTTATTTTGGCATCTCTCCCCTTCAG GTTTTTAAGAAACTCACGACATTTTTTAAGTCTTTGGGAGTGAAAGCTGTATTTGATACAAGTTCAAGCAGGGACTTAACACTTATAGAGACTTGTAACGAGTTTGTTAATCGGTACAAACAGATCCAGTTGAGCAACaatgaaaaatctaattcaGCCCTACCCATGCTTTCTTCAGCATGTCCAG GTTGGATATGCTATGCTGAAAAGCAACTAGGATCCTACATTCTGCCTTTTATATCTTCTGTGAAGAGCCCACAACAAATAATTGGAGCTACCATCAAGCATCACATTTGCCAAAAAATGGGCCTTAG gCCTGATGAGGTTTACCATGTGACCGTGATGCCATGTTATGATAAGAAGCTTGAGGCTGTAAGGGACGACTTTGTTTTTGAAGTGGAACAAGAAGATGCAAATAAAAATGGTCTCAGGATTGCAGAGGTTGATTCAGTTTTGACAACTGGAGAAGTCTTAGATTTGATAAAG TTCAAAGCAGTGGATTTTGAAACCTTAGACGACTCTCCTCTAGATAAAAT GTTGACAAATGTTAGTGAAGAAGGTTATCTCTATGGAGTAGCTGGAAGTTCTGGTGGTTATGCTGATACAGTGTTTCGGAATGCTGCTAGAATGCTATATGGAAGAGAAATCGAAGGCCCTTTGGCCTTCAAAAGTCTTCGAAACATGGATTTCCGTGAAGTGACTTTGGAA GTTTTGATCAAAGATCCTTTCGAGAATCTTCTTGTTAAATCCTTATATGATGAGTGGCTTGAAAAACCTGGTTCTGAAAAAGCTAAAAGGCACATGCATACAGAATACCACCCTATGGTAAAAAGCGTAACTGCACAATTGCATAATTGGTGA
- the LOC118036572 gene encoding protein NAR1 isoform X1: MSEKFSPTLRIGDLSDFIAPSQACVVSLKGLKTTAPNTVKRDKHEVAIANKEQTDPVKISLKDCLACSGCITSAETVMLEKQSLDDFLSNIDKGKAIIVSLSPQSRASLAVYFGISPLQVFKKLTTFFKSLGVKAVFDTSSSRDLTLIETCNEFVNRYKQIQLSNNEKSNSALPMLSSACPGWICYAEKQLGSYILPFISSVKSPQQIIGATIKHHICQKMGLRPDEVYHVTVMPCYDKKLEAVRDDFVFEVEQEDANKNGLRIAEVDSVLTTGEVLDLIKFKAVDFETLDDSPLDKMLTNVSEEGYLYGVAGSSGGYADTVFRNAARMLYGREIEGPLAFKSLRNMDFREVTLEVDGKVVLKFALCYGFQNLQNIVRKVKIGKCDYHFVEVMACPSGCLNGGGQIKPKPQQSPKELLQSLETIYMENVLIKDPFENLLVKSLYDEWLEKPGSEKAKRHMHTEYHPMVKSVTAQLHNW, from the exons CCTCAAAACGACAGCTCCTAACACTGTAAAACGCGACAAACATGAG GTTGCTATTGCTAATAAGGAGCAAACTGACCCTGTTAAAATTTCGCTTAAGGACTGTTTGGcttgcag TGGATGCATAACATCAGCGGAGACAGTTATGCTTGAGAAGCAAAGTTTGGATGATTTCCTATCCAATATTGATAAAGGGAAAGCTATAATTGTTTCGTTGTCTCCACAGTCGAGAGCTTCTCTTGCGGTTTATTTTGGCATCTCTCCCCTTCAG GTTTTTAAGAAACTCACGACATTTTTTAAGTCTTTGGGAGTGAAAGCTGTATTTGATACAAGTTCAAGCAGGGACTTAACACTTATAGAGACTTGTAACGAGTTTGTTAATCGGTACAAACAGATCCAGTTGAGCAACaatgaaaaatctaattcaGCCCTACCCATGCTTTCTTCAGCATGTCCAG GTTGGATATGCTATGCTGAAAAGCAACTAGGATCCTACATTCTGCCTTTTATATCTTCTGTGAAGAGCCCACAACAAATAATTGGAGCTACCATCAAGCATCACATTTGCCAAAAAATGGGCCTTAG gCCTGATGAGGTTTACCATGTGACCGTGATGCCATGTTATGATAAGAAGCTTGAGGCTGTAAGGGACGACTTTGTTTTTGAAGTGGAACAAGAAGATGCAAATAAAAATGGTCTCAGGATTGCAGAGGTTGATTCAGTTTTGACAACTGGAGAAGTCTTAGATTTGATAAAG TTCAAAGCAGTGGATTTTGAAACCTTAGACGACTCTCCTCTAGATAAAAT GTTGACAAATGTTAGTGAAGAAGGTTATCTCTATGGAGTAGCTGGAAGTTCTGGTGGTTATGCTGATACAGTGTTTCGGAATGCTGCTAGAATGCTATATGGAAGAGAAATCGAAGGCCCTTTGGCCTTCAAAAGTCTTCGAAACATGGATTTCCGTGAAGTGACTTTGGAA GTGGATGGAAAAGTTGTACTGAAATTTGCTCTTTGTTATGGCTTTCAAAACCTACAAAATATTGTGAGAAAAGTCAAAATAGGAAAATGTGATTATCACTTTGTGGAAGTTATGGCGTGCCCATCcg GATGCCTGAATGGCGGTGGTCAAATCAAGCCAAAGCCACAACAATCTCCAAAAGAGCTGCTTCAGTCATTAGAAACTATTTATATGGAAAAT GTTTTGATCAAAGATCCTTTCGAGAATCTTCTTGTTAAATCCTTATATGATGAGTGGCTTGAAAAACCTGGTTCTGAAAAAGCTAAAAGGCACATGCATACAGAATACCACCCTATGGTAAAAAGCGTAACTGCACAATTGCATAATTGGTGA
- the LOC118036572 gene encoding protein NAR1 isoform X2 produces MSGCITSAETVMLEKQSLDDFLSNIDKGKAIIVSLSPQSRASLAVYFGISPLQVFKKLTTFFKSLGVKAVFDTSSSRDLTLIETCNEFVNRYKQIQLSNNEKSNSALPMLSSACPGWICYAEKQLGSYILPFISSVKSPQQIIGATIKHHICQKMGLRPDEVYHVTVMPCYDKKLEAVRDDFVFEVEQEDANKNGLRIAEVDSVLTTGEVLDLIKFKAVDFETLDDSPLDKMLTNVSEEGYLYGVAGSSGGYADTVFRNAARMLYGREIEGPLAFKSLRNMDFREVTLEVDGKVVLKFALCYGFQNLQNIVRKVKIGKCDYHFVEVMACPSGCLNGGGQIKPKPQQSPKELLQSLETIYMENVLIKDPFENLLVKSLYDEWLEKPGSEKAKRHMHTEYHPMVKSVTAQLHNW; encoded by the exons ATGAG TGGATGCATAACATCAGCGGAGACAGTTATGCTTGAGAAGCAAAGTTTGGATGATTTCCTATCCAATATTGATAAAGGGAAAGCTATAATTGTTTCGTTGTCTCCACAGTCGAGAGCTTCTCTTGCGGTTTATTTTGGCATCTCTCCCCTTCAG GTTTTTAAGAAACTCACGACATTTTTTAAGTCTTTGGGAGTGAAAGCTGTATTTGATACAAGTTCAAGCAGGGACTTAACACTTATAGAGACTTGTAACGAGTTTGTTAATCGGTACAAACAGATCCAGTTGAGCAACaatgaaaaatctaattcaGCCCTACCCATGCTTTCTTCAGCATGTCCAG GTTGGATATGCTATGCTGAAAAGCAACTAGGATCCTACATTCTGCCTTTTATATCTTCTGTGAAGAGCCCACAACAAATAATTGGAGCTACCATCAAGCATCACATTTGCCAAAAAATGGGCCTTAG gCCTGATGAGGTTTACCATGTGACCGTGATGCCATGTTATGATAAGAAGCTTGAGGCTGTAAGGGACGACTTTGTTTTTGAAGTGGAACAAGAAGATGCAAATAAAAATGGTCTCAGGATTGCAGAGGTTGATTCAGTTTTGACAACTGGAGAAGTCTTAGATTTGATAAAG TTCAAAGCAGTGGATTTTGAAACCTTAGACGACTCTCCTCTAGATAAAAT GTTGACAAATGTTAGTGAAGAAGGTTATCTCTATGGAGTAGCTGGAAGTTCTGGTGGTTATGCTGATACAGTGTTTCGGAATGCTGCTAGAATGCTATATGGAAGAGAAATCGAAGGCCCTTTGGCCTTCAAAAGTCTTCGAAACATGGATTTCCGTGAAGTGACTTTGGAA GTGGATGGAAAAGTTGTACTGAAATTTGCTCTTTGTTATGGCTTTCAAAACCTACAAAATATTGTGAGAAAAGTCAAAATAGGAAAATGTGATTATCACTTTGTGGAAGTTATGGCGTGCCCATCcg GATGCCTGAATGGCGGTGGTCAAATCAAGCCAAAGCCACAACAATCTCCAAAAGAGCTGCTTCAGTCATTAGAAACTATTTATATGGAAAAT GTTTTGATCAAAGATCCTTTCGAGAATCTTCTTGTTAAATCCTTATATGATGAGTGGCTTGAAAAACCTGGTTCTGAAAAAGCTAAAAGGCACATGCATACAGAATACCACCCTATGGTAAAAAGCGTAACTGCACAATTGCATAATTGGTGA